ACGCCGAGGCCTGCCTGCGCCAGGCTGATCGCGACGCCCGCGCTCTGCACACTGTATTTTGGTTTGAATTCGCGCCCAAGCCGTTTCGCCGCTTCCCGAAAACCGCTCAGCATCGCGCCGGCGACGATGACATTTTCCGGAAGGAGGTCTTCGAATGTGACGCTTTGCCGGTGGGCTAGCGGATGCCCTGCAGGTACGACGACGACCATGCGGTCTTTGCGGTACGGGACGATATCGAGGCCGTCCAGTTCGAGTCCAGGCGCCGCCGCGAACACACCAATGTCGGCTTCACCCTGCGCTACATCCTGCACGATCCGGGCATTCTCGACCTCATGCACGACCAGATCGACGAGCGGAAATTCGCGCACGTACTCACCCAGTTCCCGGGCGAGGAACGGAGCAATAATCGAACGCGCGGAGGCAATGGTTACGGCGCCACGCACCCCTTCACAGAATCCGGCAATTTCCGCTCTCGTATCATCGAGCTTGGAAAAAACTGTCCGGATGTATCGCAGGAGTACTTCGCCCGCCGGGCTCGGTACCACCCCCTTCGGGCTGCGCTCGAGGAGCTTTACGCCCGCGATCTCTTCGAGGTCCTGGATTCGTTTCGTCGCGGCCGAGGCAGCAATGTTCTCCCGGATTGCCGCACGCCCGATCTGCTGCTCTTCGACGGCCGACAAGAAAAGCCGCAGCGTG
The DNA window shown above is from Paraburkholderia sp. BL10I2N1 and carries:
- a CDS encoding LysR family transcriptional regulator — translated: MSSFNRLYFIRQVDLFTLRLFLSAVEEQQIGRAAIRENIAASAATKRIQDLEEIAGVKLLERSPKGVVPSPAGEVLLRYIRTVFSKLDDTRAEIAGFCEGVRGAVTIASARSIIAPFLARELGEYVREFPLVDLVVHEVENARIVQDVAQGEADIGVFAAAPGLELDGLDIVPYRKDRMVVVVPAGHPLAHRQSVTFEDLLPENVIVAGAMLSGFREAAKRLGREFKPKYSVQSAGVAISLAQAGLGVTVQPECLLDFKLFNEVAAVNFAEPWANRSIHIATARGRAIGPATGMLLKQLLDRPPEVPAAAQR